The segment CTCAATTGAGATTTGACTTACTTCTTGATAGTGGGTTGATGGTGGAATCACCTCTTGACAGTTGTATTGAACATGTCATTTCAGTTGCTAAATCCACTGGAGATGATAGTGTGCTGTCTGGGACCGATCTGGATATCCTTGCCAAAGCCCTGGAATTGCTCAGTAAAAGTAAAGTGATCCTGATAACAGATGACTATGCTGTGCAGAATGTGGCAGCAAGTTTGGGAATCGAATACAGGTCTGCAGGGTCTAAAGGGATCAAAAAAAATATTTTGTGGGAGTTGAAATGCAGAGGATGCGGGGCAATTGTCAAATCTGGCAATGAATGTCCGATTTGTGGTTCTGAAGTGAAAAGACATCGGGTAAGAGGCCAAAATGTTGTGGATTAATTTTATATTGTTAAAGATTAAATAAATCGGTGGTTAAAGAAATGAAAAATATCAGAGAGCTTATCGAGAAAGCTTTAGAACTTAAGCAAAGTGGATTATCAGAAGGACAGATTGCAGATGAACTGAATGTTTCCAGGGAAACAGCCACCTGGCTGCTTGCACATTCTCCAAAAGGTGATCTTTCCAAAGCTCCCAAGGATATCTATGTTAATTGGAGCAATATTGGCCGAAGTTCAAGACGCTTAAGCCTTACTGCCAGTGCACTGCTTGATTTGATTCTTGAACGTCTTGAAAGTTCCAGCACCAATGTTGATGTGGTTGTGGGTGTTGCTCTTAGCGGTGTACCCATTGCAAGCTTAATAGCCGAGGAACTTGAAGTGGAATTGGCAGTTTTCCAGTCAAATAAGCATGCTGAAGATGGTTCCGGTGGGATGTTGTCTCAGAACTTTTCAAGTGTAAACGGTAAAGATTGCATCATTATTGATGACGTGGTGACCACCGGGACAACTATACGTGAAGTTGTTGCACTACTCAAAGAAAAGAATGCAAATTCGACAGCCATAGGAGTATTGATCGATAAGAAGGGTTTTGATTCTATTGACAGTATACCTTTATGTTCTTTGCTTAGAGTGTCAAGGGTTGATAAGATCGAATAATTTTACATACATCTTAATTAATTCATTTTTCCTGATATAATTTGATTATAAGAGATTGTCGGATAACCCCTTTAATTCATGCTAAATTCATCCGTTTTTTCATGAATTCCAGGATTTTTCAGAAAAAATCTAATTTTTTCGCCAAAAAATCCCTATTAGCCCATAATTTACCTCAATATTCCCGAATTTACCTCACTTTTCAACACGTTTTTAGATAGCATACGCTACCAATAACATTTGCAAGCCTCTTAACATTAACAACGATAGCAGTGATAATAAATTGGACATTCACCTTCGGCAGACCCCAATATCTTGCTCTTGCCATCCCATGGAATCTCTTCATCTCAGCATTCTTTGGTTCGATATGTGCTCTTTCCTTCATATCATCCTTAAAATCCTGGGTTTTATTGTATTCTTTCGCCTCCATCATCAAATCATGATGTTTCCCTATGGTGATAGTCCTTCCCTCCTGTTTTGTGCATTGATCTTTTAGCGAACACTGGCTACAGACTTCTTCCTTGAAATAGAATGTTGTCGTCCCTTCTTTTTCATTATAATTTGAAATCATGGTTCTGTTCCCGGCAGGACATGTCACCCCAGTTTTATCCACAACGAATATTTCCTGGGATAGAAACCCGGTTGGATTGGACCCTTTTTGTATCGGAGCAACGACCGTAATTCCTCTTCCTAACATCTGAAACCTATTTTCGGCACCTCCGTAGTGAGTATCTCCTCTCATCTTTGGCGGCTTAGAACGGTTTTCTAGCTTCTCATCCACAAGAGGCAAAAGTACATTTCCGTCATAGGTATTACCTGCGGTTCCAATGATGTTTGTCACAAATCCATCATCTGATTTCGTTATATTGCCCTTATATCCTGTGAAAGGTTTTGAATCCGATTTAGCTCCATGTCTTGCATCTTC is part of the Methanosarcinales archaeon genome and harbors:
- a CDS encoding transposase, coding for MGSTRQEKNGKVQKKKEHVKDKLVSLVDEDARHGAKSDSKPFTGYKGNITKSDDGFVTNIIGTAGNTYDGNVLLPLVDEKLENRSKPPKMRGDTHYGGAENRFQMLGRGITVVAPIQKGSNPTGFLSQEIFVVDKTGVTCPAGNRTMISNYNEKEGTTTFYFKEEVCSQCSLKDQCTKQEGRTITIGKHHDLMMEAKEYNKTQDFKDDMKERAHIEPKNAEMKRFHGMARARYWGLPKVNVQFIITAIVVNVKRLANVIGSVCYLKTC
- a CDS encoding orotate phosphoribosyltransferase-like protein, with amino-acid sequence MKNIRELIEKALELKQSGLSEGQIADELNVSRETATWLLAHSPKGDLSKAPKDIYVNWSNIGRSSRRLSLTASALLDLILERLESSSTNVDVVVGVALSGVPIASLIAEELEVELAVFQSNKHAEDGSGGMLSQNFSSVNGKDCIIIDDVVTTGTTIREVVALLKEKNANSTAIGVLIDKKGFDSIDSIPLCSLLRVSRVDKIE
- a CDS encoding DNA-binding protein, giving the protein MESNVYVMDTSGFIVGTNFIEGTMVTVPGVVDEIIDSSTQLRFDLLLDSGLMVESPLDSCIEHVISVAKSTGDDSVLSGTDLDILAKALELLSKSKVILITDDYAVQNVAASLGIEYRSAGSKGIKKNILWELKCRGCGAIVKSGNECPICGSEVKRHRVRGQNVVD